From the genome of Deinococcus aerolatus, one region includes:
- a CDS encoding helix-turn-helix domain-containing protein codes for MTLDARSASISELMLSERERDILRLVAHGYSNIQISLELNLAEKTIRNQVCDIYATLGVSTRVLAVRWALRVGLASLNPSPVEQEQGH; via the coding sequence ATGACGTTGGACGCCCGATCCGCCTCAATATCTGAGCTGATGTTGTCCGAACGTGAGCGCGACATCCTGCGTCTGGTTGCCCACGGGTACTCCAACATCCAGATTAGCTTGGAACTCAATCTTGCGGAAAAGACTATCCGCAATCAGGTCTGCGATATCTACGCCACCTTGGGTGTCAGTACCCGTGTACTTGCCGTGCGCTGGGCTCTGCGCGTCGGGCTTGCCAGCCTTAACCCCTCGCCCGTTGAACAGGAACAGGGGCACTGA